From Phragmites australis chromosome 5, lpPhrAust1.1, whole genome shotgun sequence, a single genomic window includes:
- the LOC133920047 gene encoding E3 ubiquitin-protein ligase WAV3-like: MESRWRKAKMSLGLNLCVYVPRTLEGDDASSPNTGSSTAALVSPVASSSSAATSANTTPTAASAERKVKGGAGALMPTTPTPTSAGLRLSKSGSKSFKKTCAICLTTMKPGQGHALFTAECSHTFHFHCISANVKHGSNSCPVCRTKWKELPFRGPLPAELSLGNARVNPVNGHQNGGHMTILRPLPRARSSGRLHHPTALLLDTDPSTFNDDEPLDLLCDATEDPQRGCLRTVEIKTFPEFTEVPENMSERNFTVLIHLKAPLAQHLQTPSNLGDGNGLNTSRAPVDLITVLDVSGSMAGTKLALLKRAMGFVIQNLGSSDRLSVIAFSSSARRLFPLRRMTESGRQQSLLAVNSLTSNGGTNIAEGLRKGSKVIEERQAKNPVCSIILLSDGQDTYTVSPTAGVDKAAPEYCALLPSTNGNQQVPVHVFGFGADHDSVSLHSISQTSGGTFSFIETEAAIQDAFAQCIGGLLSVVVQDLHVKIESLHPDVHFGSIRSGSYSSRVADDRRNGSIDVGDLYAEEERDFLVSVNVPPGYGETSLLKVGCVYRDPLMKETVNMADVQVRISRPAFVSVQSVSIEVDRQKNRLHAAEVMAEARFSAERGDLTNAVSLLEDCRRMIMGSASGQSGDRLCQALDAELKEMQDRMANRQRYEASGRAYVLSGLSSHSWQRATARGDSTDSESLIQAYQTSSMVDMLLRSQTMSPSSTPRPTPQIRHAKSFPAHPQPR, from the exons ATGGAGAGCAGATGGAGGAAGGCCAAGATGTCGCTGGGGCTCAACCTCTGCGTCTATGTGCCCCGGACGCTGGAAGGCGACGACGCTAGCTCGCCGAACACCGGGTCCTCCACGGCGGCTCTGGTGTCGCCGGTGGCGTCCTCGTCGTCTGCTGCGACGAGCGCGAACACCACCCCCACGGCTGCTTCGGCGGAGCGCAAGGTAaaaggcggcgccggcgcgctGATGCCGACCACCCCGACGCCGACGTCCGCCGGACTCCGCCTCTCCAAATCCGGCAGCAAATCCTTCAAG aaaACATGTGCCATATGCTTGACCACAATGAAGCCTGGTCAAGGCCATGCTCTCTTCACAGCAGAGTGCTCACATACCTTCCACTTCCATTGCATTTCTGCAAATGTTAAGCACGGAAGCAACAGCTGCCCAGTTTGCCGTACCAAATGGAAGGAGCTTCCGTTTCGAGGTCCCTTGCCTGCGGAATTATCTCTAGGAAATGCAAGGGTTAATCCAGTTAATGGGCATCAAAATGGAGGCCACATGACCATATTGCGACCGCTTCCTCGTGCTCGCTCTTCTGGTCGGCTTCATCATCCGACTGCATTGCTGCTTGACACTGACCCTAGCACTTTCAACGACGATGAACCCTTGGACTTATTGTGTGATGCAACTGAAGACCCTCAGAGGGGCTGTTTAAGAACAGTAGAGATAAAAACATTTCCGGAGTTCACTGAAGTACCTGAAAATATGTCAGAAAGAAACTTCACTGTCCTAATTCATCTCAAGGCACCCCTTGCTCAGCATTTGCAGACACCCAGCAATCTTGGAGATGGCAATGGACTGAACACAAGTCGAGCCCCTGTTGATCTCATCACAGTTCTCGATGTCAGTGGAAGCATGGCTGGTACCAAACTTGCATTGTTGAAGAGGGCTATGGGATTTGTCATTCAGAACCTTGGCTCCTCAGATAGGCTTTCTGTCATCGCCTTCTCATCATCCGCACGCAGGCTCTTCCCCCTTCGTAGGATGACCGAGTCTGGTCGGCAGCAGAGCCTGCTGGCTGTTAATTCATTGACGTCAAATGGTGGGACCAATATTGCAGAGGGCCTCAGGAAAGGTTCCAAGGTGATTGAAGAACGACAGGCCAAGAATCCAGTCTGCAGCATCATCCTTTTATCAGATGGTCAAGATACATATACTGTCTCACCAACTGCTGGTGTAGACAAAGCAGCACCGGAGTATTGTGCGCTCTTGCCATCCACTAATGGTAACCAGCAGGTACCTGTTCATGTCTTTGGATTTGGTGCTGACCATGACTCAGTCTCACTGCACTCCATCTCACAAACCTCTGGTGGGACCTTTTCGTTCATTGAGACAGAGGCTGCTATCCAAGATGCATTTGCACAATGCATTGGAGGGCTTTTGAGCGTAGTTGTACAGGATCTTCAtgtaaaaatagagagcctCCACCCTGACGTGCACTTTGGATCCATAAGATCAGGCAGTTATTCTAGCAGAGTTGCAGATGATAGGAGGAATGGCTCCATAGATGTAGGAGACTTGTACGCCGAGGAGGAAAGGGATTTTCTTGTGTCTGTAAACGTTCCCCCAGGATATGGGGAAACATCACTTCTCAAAGTTGGCTGTGTCTACAGAGATCCACTGATGAAGGAAACAGTCAATATGGCTGATGTGCAAGTGAGAATCTCCAGGCCAGCATTCGTCTCAGTACAGAGCGTGTCAATCGAGGTGGACCGCCAAAAGAACCGTCTTCATGCGGCTGAGGTCATGGCTGAAGCAAGGTTTTCTGCAGAGCGCGGTGACCTGACAAATGCTGTTTCTTTACTCGAAGACTGCCGGAGAATGATCATGGGTTCAGCGTCAGGACAGTCCGGTGATCGCTTGTGCCAAGCATTGGATGCTGAACTGAAGGAGATGCAAGATAGGATGGCCAATCGCCAAAGGTACGAGGCATCCGGTCGGGCATACGTCCTCTCAGGCTTGAGCTCCCACTCATGGCAGAGAGCAACCGCACGCGGCGACTCAACAGACAGTGAGAGCCTAATCCAGGCCTATCAGACTTCATCCATGGTTGACATGCTGCTGCGCTCGCAGACAATGAGCCCGTCGTCGACCCCTCGCCCAACTCCACAGATTAGGCATGCAAAATCATTCCCAGCACACCCGCAGCCAAGGTAA